The Sesamum indicum cultivar Zhongzhi No. 13 linkage group LG2, S_indicum_v1.0, whole genome shotgun sequence genome contains a region encoding:
- the LOC110011574 gene encoding uncharacterized protein LOC110011574: MALLVYVDDILISGPSMSDIQQVKQHLHELFTIKDIGTARYFLGLEIARSSDGLFVAQNKYVLDIIQDTGLCHAKSTSTPLPHGLKLVASSGALLSNPDAYRRLVGCLLYLGFTRPDISHLVQQLSQFLNHPCESHWKATLHVVRYLKGCPSKGLFFPSQNSFALKAYCDADWASCPDSRRSLTGFCIFSGDALVSWKTKKQSRVSRSTAEAEYRNLAATVCELHCLSFILADLYVPVVLPIDLFCDNKAAVHILANPVFHERTKHIELVAICRSLTRYLSWALLFSPTVPLVGGLMEYNHLQQLSCSGLKQSCSSLKKMKLKMLQLN; the protein is encoded by the exons ATGGCACTGTTAGTTTATGTTGACGACATTCTCATTTCTGGCCCTTCTATGTCTGATATTCAGCAGGTCAAGCAACATCTTCATGAGCTCTTCACGATTAAAGATATTGGTACAGCTCGTTATTTCCTTGGTTTGGAGATTGCCCGTAGTTCCGACGGTCTTTTTGTGGCGCAGAACAAATATGTCTTGGATATCATACAAGATACAGGGCTATGTCACGCCAAGTCTACTTCCACCCCTCTTCCTCATGGTTTGAAACTTGTGGCTTCTTCTGGTGCTCTGCTTTCCAATCCTGATGCTTACCGACGTCTTGTTGGATGCCTTCTTTACTTGGGATTTACTCGTCCCGACATTTCTCACTTAGTGCAGCAACTTAGTCAGTTCCTTAATCATCCTTGCGAGTCCCATTGGAAAGCTACCTTGCACGTCGTCCGTTATCTCAAGGGTTGTCCCTCCAAAGGTCTGTTTTTTCCTTCTCAAAATTCATTTGCTCTGAAGGCTTATTGTGATGCTGATTGGGCGTCTTGCCCGGACTCTCGCCGCTCCCTTACTGGCTTCTGCATTTTTTCGGGTGATGCTTTGGTCTCttggaagaccaagaaacaGTCCAGGGTCTCTCGTTCTACGGCTGAAGCGGAGTATCGCAATTTGGCTGCGACTGTGTGTGAACTACATTGCTTGTCCTTCATTCTAGCTGATCTCTATGTGCCTGTCGTTCTTCCCATTGATCTTTTTTGCGACAACAAAGCCGCCGTACACATTCTTGCGAACCCTGTTTTCCACGAGCGCACGAAGCATATTGAGTTGGTTGCCATTTG TCGTTCTCTAACCAGATATCTAAGTTGGGCCTTGCTGTTTTCTCCCACAGTCCCACTTGTTGGGGGGCTGATGGAATACAATCACTTGCAGCAGCTTAGTTGCAGCGGTCTGAAGCAGAGTTGCAGCAGtttgaagaagatgaagttgAAGATGTTGCAGTTGAACTAA